In Pithys albifrons albifrons isolate INPA30051 chromosome 8, PitAlb_v1, whole genome shotgun sequence, a single window of DNA contains:
- the DUSP19 gene encoding dual specificity protein phosphatase 19, with translation MHSLTQEIRSFSRANLRKQRTRVTTLTGRRIIETWRGACLQVEEEAEAAPGGGFVQDLSADLQVGVVKPWLLLGSQDVAHDLETMRKHKVTHILNVAYGVQNAFLDDFIYKTISILDLPETDITTYFPECFEFIEKAKIQDGVVLVHCNAGVSRAAAVVIGFLMNSERLSFARAFSLVKNARPAACPNPGFMEQLHKYQEQIVKANGSINDHD, from the exons ATGCACTCCCTCACCCAGGAGATCCGCAGCTTTTCCAGAGCCAACCTGCGGAAGCAGCGCACCCGCGTGACGACGCTGACCGGCCGCAGGATCATCGAGACGTGGCGCGGCGCCTGTCtgcaggtggaggaggaggcggaggcGGCGCCGGGCGGCGGATTCGTGCAGGACCTCAGCGCTGACCTCCAGGTCGGCGTGGTGaagccctggctgctgctgg GATCGCAGGATGTTGCTCACGACCTGGAGACGATGAGGAAGCATAAG GTCACTCACATTCTAAATGTGGCATACGGAGTCCAAAATGCATTCCTTGATGATTTCATATACAAGACTATTTCTATTCTGGACCTCCCAGAGACTGATATTACCACCTATTTCCCTGAATGTTTTGAGTTTATTGAGAAAGCCAAGATCCAG GATGGTGTGGTACTGGTCCACTGTAATGCAGGAGTCTCCCGTGCAGCAGCTGTAGTCATTGGTTTTCTAATGAATTCAGAAAGACTGAGCTTTGCCAGAGCCTTTTCCCTGGTGAAAAATGCAAGGCCTGCAGCTTGTCCAAATCCTGGCTTCATGGAGCAGCTTCACAAATACCAAGAACAGATTGTAAAAGCAAATGGAAGCATAAATGATCATGACTGA